From Mycobacteriales bacterium:
ACGCCTGCCCTATGGGCACGGCGACATCATCCGGCTGGCCGTCGAGGATCTCCGGGCCAGGTACGCCGCGAGGCCGGATCCTGATGGGCTGCTCCCTCGCGAGTTCACCGTGCGTGAGCTACGAATCGTTCACGAGGCGGTCGCCGGCGTCCCGTTGCAACGCGACACGTTCCGCCGGGCGATCCAGGATCAGCTCGTCGCGACGGGGACCAGATCTGCCGGCGCGCGCGGACGACCAGCCGAGCTGTTTACGCGCGACTGACGGACGGTTGCGACCTAGGAGGCCGGTTCCCGCAGCTCGATTGCGTTGCCTTCAGGATCGTGTATTCGCGCGAACTGCCCTGTCTCGGACG
This genomic window contains:
- a CDS encoding NUDIX hydrolase — its product is RVFDDPHRDDRGRVLSVAHVDVLPADRLRGRHPGTRLALVDVPGRLPYGHGDIIRLAVEDLRARYAARPDPDGLLPREFTVRELRIVHEAVAGVPLQRDTFRRAIQDQLVATGTRSAGARGRPAELFTRD